Genomic DNA from Bacteroidales bacterium:
TATAGGTAAACGAATTTTCTTTTGCAATTTCTTTTATGGCATTTTGTGCTTTTTCAATAATTGGTTTAATTAATTCCGTTTCCTTGTTTTGTAATTCCTGCTGGGCAGTTGCCTGAAAAGACTGGATTCTTTGTTGAATTTCCTGTAATTCGGCTTCTTTTGTTTGTTTAATCAAATCACTTAATGAATCAACCTTAGCAAGATAATCCTGATACTTGTTATTAAACTCAACTTGCATTGCTTCAAGTTCTTTTTCCAATTCAGACGCAATTTTTTCTAACTCTTTTTGGGCTTTTTCACGTTCCGGCATTATTGACAATAATTGGTTTGAGTCAATATGTCCAAATTTGTATTTTCCTTGTGCAAAGGATTGTGTAAAGGATATTAATATTAATCCTACAAATAATAATTTAATGATGTTTTTCATTTTATTGTTTTTAAAAATTTTAGCAAATATATAAATTAAATTAGTTTTTATAGCCTAACTTATCTAAAACTTCATCACTTTTATCATATTTTGGGTCGGTATATAACATACTTAACCCTCCGCCCGATACATCAAAGATTACAGCATAATTACCTTCGGCAGCAATTTCTTTTACAGCATTAAAAATATCGTCCTGTAATGGTTTAATAAGCTCCATTCTTTTTTTATACAAATCGCCATCTTTACCAAAACGCTTTTTTTGAAGTTCTTTTGCTTCTTTTTCTTTGTTTATTATTTCGTCTTCGCGTTTAATTATCATTTCATCTGTTAATAATACTTTTTCAATCTGAAAATCTTTGTACATTTTATCGATTTCACTAAATAATATTTCAATTTCTTTTTGCCACTCTACTGATAATCGGTCAAGCTGTTCCTGTGCCGATTCATACGAAGGAATATTACTTAGTATATATTCAGTATCAACATACGCATATTTTTGGCTGAAAATTGTACTTCCAAAAATTAAAACAAGTCCTAAGATTAAAGTTATTTTTTTCATTTTTTCTAATTTTTAATTTATTTTATAATTATTTCATTATTAATTAATTTGCATTATTAGTATGTGATTAAAAATTTATCACTTATGGCTGTGTTATTATTTACAAATCGATAAAAATAAATTCCGTTTAAAAATGTATTACATGGTATTTGTATTGTTTTTTCTCCATTAAGTTTTTTCTCAAGAATTAACACTCCATTAAGCTTGTATATTTGAAGTAAGGAATTTTTTGTGTTTAAACTGACAAAATCAAACGATAACTGCAGGTTATTGTTTGATGTTTTTATAATATTATTATTTTTTATATTCTCATTAATACTTTCAGGAAAACCTGTTGGAAAACAGCCGGTAAAACTATTACTGTGGTATTTTAGCGTATCATTTTCAAAATAACAAACTAACCACAAATCAGCACCTACAAGATCAATATAGTTTAAGCCACACAAAATTCCCCATGTACTTCCAACTGTTTCAATCCATATTGCTGTTAGATAACCGTCTAATGTGTCAGGTGAAGAATAAAAGTAAATTTTCCTCACAGAATCCGGGGAATTTTCTAATTTAATATAAGTTATGTAATTTGCATAAATGTAATGGAAATAAGAAGAATCGGAAATATAATAAACTATAATACTATCACCCACTTCCACACCAAAGTCATATAGTAATTCATCTTTTTGATAATATTTGTTGTATTGATATACTTTTTTTGTGCTGTCTTCACGTATATATCCAGATTGGAACCAATTGGTTTGTAATGAATCGTTAGAACGCCATATTTTTTTATATACTAAATCATTAATAGTAGTATCATTATAGAATTTTATGTTATAGCTTTTATACGGTGTGTCATGTTCTGTACCAAATTCAGTATTGCTCCATAATTTATTTTCTTTTACAAGGGTTTGGCTATTACCATTGTAGTTTATGCTAATAATTAGTAATAATAATATATATTTCATTACTTTTTGTTGTATGTTATATATTGCTTTCGGGCATAAATTACGTTTTACTATTTACTCACAACATTATTAATTTTATATGGTGTTCGTGAGATTGCTTCGCTAAGTTGTCATTATGCTTCACGTCATTAACTTCGTGTCATTTGTTTCACTGTCATTATAATTGTTTTAAACAATGAAATGACTATAAATGACTTAATGACAATTAATGACAATTAATGACCGTTTAAAGTATATATCAGTCATTAAAATACGTTAC
This window encodes:
- a CDS encoding T9SS type A sorting domain-containing protein; the encoded protein is MKYILLLLIISINYNGNSQTLVKENKLWSNTEFGTEHDTPYKSYNIKFYNDTTINDLVYKKIWRSNDSLQTNWFQSGYIREDSTKKVYQYNKYYQKDELLYDFGVEVGDSIIVYYISDSSYFHYIYANYITYIKLENSPDSVRKIYFYSSPDTLDGYLTAIWIETVGSTWGILCGLNYIDLVGADLWLVCYFENDTLKYHSNSFTGCFPTGFPESINENIKNNNIIKTSNNNLQLSFDFVSLNTKNSLLQIYKLNGVLILEKKLNGEKTIQIPCNTFLNGIYFYRFVNNNTAISDKFLITY
- a CDS encoding OmpH family outer membrane protein is translated as MKKITLILGLVLIFGSTIFSQKYAYVDTEYILSNIPSYESAQEQLDRLSVEWQKEIEILFSEIDKMYKDFQIEKVLLTDEMIIKREDEIINKEKEAKELQKKRFGKDGDLYKKRMELIKPLQDDIFNAVKEIAAEGNYAVIFDVSGGGLSMLYTDPKYDKSDEVLDKLGYKN
- a CDS encoding OmpH family outer membrane protein; its protein translation is MKNIIKLLFVGLILISFTQSFAQGKYKFGHIDSNQLLSIMPEREKAQKELEKIASELEKELEAMQVEFNNKYQDYLAKVDSLSDLIKQTKEAELQEIQQRIQSFQATAQQELQNKETELIKPIIEKAQNAIKEIAKENSFTYIFDTGTGVVLYFSDDSQDIFPLVKKKLGIE